The nucleotide sequence CCGCTCCATAAGATTCTGGAATTGGAATCTACCTACACCGATGAGGAGTTGCTGAAAGTGACGCGACAACTAGTGTACACGTCAAACGAGCTGCACAGCCAGCTGCAATCTCAGGACAGTCTAGCGGTTGATTTCACAAGATCTCAAGCCGACTTATTTGAGCTGGCGCCTTCTGGATTTGAAAATCTAGGATCTATTGATCCATCATTGACCTATGGACCCAGCAGTATAAAAAAATCCTTGCTCACGTTACCGCTCACCTATATGGGCTACAGCGGTTATCTCAATCCCATGACTGGCGAGGCACAGACTAATGGCTATATAAACAATTACAAAACACCAGTTTTGATCCTGCATGAAATGTCGCATCAATTGGGATTTGCAAAAGAAAATGAGGCCAACTTTATTGCGGTCATTGCAGGTATGAGGCATGAAGATCCATACTTTCAGTTCAGTGCGAGTATTTTTGCCTTGCGCTATTGCCTTAACGATTTATACCTCAAAGATCCTGAGGCGTTTGAACTTTTGAGACCCGAAATAACACCTGGAATTTTTAAGAACTATAAAGAACTGGACGATTTCTGGGCGCCGTATGATGACAATGTGATCGAGAAAGTTTCTCAAGCCAGTTACAATACCTATTTACAGGCTAACAATCAGCCAGATGGGATGCGGACGTATTCTTATGTGGTTGCCTTGTTGGTGAATTATTATAAATGACTTTTTACCGCCAGTTTGAGCGTTGGTCAGGAGATTTTTAGGAATGGTCAGGATTTTTTAACATTGTAGATCTCGAATTTGCTCGGACAGGCCCAGCACAGGCAGATCGACCAAGCAATGTGCATAAGTATCATGGAGATACTGAAACGAGTTCAGCATGACAAAAAATAAATCAAAAATCTGAAATCGTTAATCTCCAATCGTTAATCCACAATCGTCAATCTTCAATGGTAACCGCCATATTCATTTTGTAGGAAATTCTAACCACGGATTAGTTCGCTAACGGATCGCTATTTTAATCGTGATCAGATTCCTATCTTTAAAGCTTAAATCAATTTTTACATGAAAAAAATATTTTTTTCGCTCTTAACGGTGGTGGCTTTTACCGCTACTGCTCAAGAGTATTTCCCCAACAATGATGACATATCTGCCGTGAGTAGTGCCACTAGAGCCATTACAAACGCCACTATCATCACCAGTCCAGGAAAACAAATGGAGAATGCCTCTATCCTCATCAAGGACGGAAAAATCGTTGAAATAGGCAAAAACATCAAGATCCCAGAAGGAACGCTGGTAGAAGATGCTGCAGGAACCTTTATCTATCCTTCTTTTGTGGAGGCTTATGGAGACTTTGGAATGAAAACTCCAGAAAGAGCATCTCGTGGAGGTCAACAATATGATGAAGGCCGTGAAGGTTTTTACTGGAATGATCATATACGACCAGAACAGAATGCCATAGATTTTTACGAGTACGACAGTAAGGCCGCCGAAAAAATGATGGAAGCCGGTTATGGTGCGGTTCAAACCCATTTACATGATGGTATTGCAAGAGGTACTGGTATGTTAGTGGCCTTGAACAACAACGGTAATGATTCTGAGCGTATTTTGATCAACAAAAATGGCGCTTACTATTCCTTTGACCGCAGTCGTCAAACGAACCAGTCCTACCCTACTTCGCTTATGGGCACGATGGCTTTGTTACGTCAGTCGCATTTTGATGCCGACTGGTATGCCAAAGGAAACTCCAAAACCAAAGACCGTTCTCTGGAAGCTTTAAACGCTACCAAGAATCTGGTTCAATATATAGAAGCTGGAGACAAGAAAAATATCTTGAGAGCCGATAAGCTAGGTGACCGCGTAGGAAAACAATTTGTCATTGTAGGTGGTGAAGACGCTTATGAAATGGTGGACGATATCAAAGCTACTAACGCACAATTGATCTTACCCATCAATTTTGAAGATGCCTACGACACCACAGATCCTTATCAGGAATGGTACGTGAATCTAGCAGATATGCGCGACTGGAAACAAGGTCCTGCCAACCCTATGATGCTTTCTAAAGCAGGAATTACCTATGCTATCACAACGCACGGTTTGAAATCTCCTGGAGATTTGAATGAAAAATTGATGAAGGCCATTGAGTACGGTCTGACTAAAGAACAAGCACTAGCTTCTTTGACTACCATTCCTGCAAAAATTATCAAAGCAGAAGCCATGGTAGGAACCTTGGAAAAAGGAAAACTAGCCAACTTTATAGTAACCAGCGGTGAGCTTTTTGACAAGGACACCAAGATCTTTGAAAACTGGGTACAAGGGTCCAAGCATATCTTAAAAGACCGCAGTGTCATCAATGCAGATGGAAACTACACGGTGCAGATGATGGGCGACAGCTACTCCTTCGATATCAGTGGAGATGCTAAGAAAATCACCGTCAAACAAGACAGCACAAAATTAGGCAGCAAGATCGCGCGCAATGGTGAATGGATCACCGTAACCACTTCACAAAAAGATGCCAGTGACAAATCCTTCACACGCTGGACGTTGAAATTGACTAACGACACTTCAAGAATCAACGGTAAAGTGTATTTAC is from Nonlabens sp. YIK11 and encodes:
- a CDS encoding DUF3810 domain-containing protein, which codes for MKKWLPLLLSITLLVVQIIMYRVLRHFPEIVERWYSTGIYTYIGRAMRFGLGWIPFSFGDVYYVLVILLAVRWLIVHFNEVVTLSRKRYTQLFVALNVVLAFFHAAWGFNYYRQPLHKILELESTYTDEELLKVTRQLVYTSNELHSQLQSQDSLAVDFTRSQADLFELAPSGFENLGSIDPSLTYGPSSIKKSLLTLPLTYMGYSGYLNPMTGEAQTNGYINNYKTPVLILHEMSHQLGFAKENEANFIAVIAGMRHEDPYFQFSASIFALRYCLNDLYLKDPEAFELLRPEITPGIFKNYKELDDFWAPYDDNVIEKVSQASYNTYLQANNQPDGMRTYSYVVALLVNYYK
- a CDS encoding amidohydrolase family protein, which translates into the protein MKKIFFSLLTVVAFTATAQEYFPNNDDISAVSSATRAITNATIITSPGKQMENASILIKDGKIVEIGKNIKIPEGTLVEDAAGTFIYPSFVEAYGDFGMKTPERASRGGQQYDEGREGFYWNDHIRPEQNAIDFYEYDSKAAEKMMEAGYGAVQTHLHDGIARGTGMLVALNNNGNDSERILINKNGAYYSFDRSRQTNQSYPTSLMGTMALLRQSHFDADWYAKGNSKTKDRSLEALNATKNLVQYIEAGDKKNILRADKLGDRVGKQFVIVGGEDAYEMVDDIKATNAQLILPINFEDAYDTTDPYQEWYVNLADMRDWKQGPANPMMLSKAGITYAITTHGLKSPGDLNEKLMKAIEYGLTKEQALASLTTIPAKIIKAEAMVGTLEKGKLANFIVTSGELFDKDTKIFENWVQGSKHILKDRSVINADGNYTVQMMGDSYSFDISGDAKKITVKQDSTKLGSKIARNGEWITVTTSQKDASDKSFTRWTLKLTNDTSRINGKVYLPNGTESSFVAIKSGEEFEKEDEDEKEEDEDDMATMEIGPVTYPNVAFGSTKKPTQETVLYKNATVWTNEDQGIVENMDVLVKNGKISKVGTDLSAGSARVIDATGMHLTSGIIDEHSHIGIDGGVNEAGHNSTAEVTIEDVVDHEDINLYRDLAGGVTTSQLLHGSANPIGGRSAIIKLKWGYKPDEMIYDNSPKFIKFALGENVKQSRYDNGIRFPQTRMGVEQVFEDYFTRAQEYDKTRGTDSFRYDEEMETLSEILKGERYVTCHSYVQTEINMMMEVAERYGFTLNTFTHILEGYKLADKMAAHGAGGSTFSDWWAYKYEVNDAIPYNGAIMHSQGVVTAFNSDDAEMSRRLNQEAAKAVKYGNVSEEEAWKFVTLNPAKLLHIDDRTGSIKEGKDADLVLWNKHPLDVQARPQITMVDGIVFFDIEKDKQMRAAVQKERQQLSNEMIMAKNKGLKTQTPKQSKKTEYHCDTLEW